The DNA segment AGGGCCAATAGAAAGCCCGCGTGGTGATTACGCTGCGACCTGGATTGCTTGCTGGCATGGACCATCCTGATGCCTTCCCTGGATTCGTGCCGCTCGCGTAATACCGCTGCGCGACTGTGATGTACGGATGGATTGAGTCGAAAGGCTTTTGCTTGGAACCGGCTGCGGATTCAAAGCGGGCTTCACGAGTTCGGAAATGTACTCCGGATCTGATTACGGTAAAACGAATATTTGGCACATCGCCATCATTTCTTGGGTGCTGTGCTTTTTGTTGCAGATAGCCGTCGATATTGGATCGGGAGAGGGTTGATGCAGGCAGACGCTGCGCACGTTTATTCGACGGCGCTATGGCTGGTTTGGTTAATGCGCAGTAGAAGGCAGGGACAGGAAGGTTGCGATGCTTATCGCGAATTGTTGTTGCTTGTGTCGAAAGGTGCGATCTTGATTTCACTTAGGGGGCGCTGAACCTAACTCTCCCAAAGCTAATTCGAGAATACTCAGGCTGGCTTGACTGCAATGCTGCCGATCATGCCTTTTCGAGTGGCTGCGCCTTTTTCAAGACGGTTTCTTCTTCGCGACCCAGGCAGTCATTCCGGTGATGCTTAAACAAGGCGCTGGAGGATGAGGGGCACTGGCGATTGACCATATGCACCGCAACGTTTTTTCTGCAGTTGCTGAAGCGGCCACGCCTAAGCTTGTTCGCGTGTGTTGTGAGGTAGGGCGCATGCGCCCAGAGCCTATGAGACTTGCTGGGCGCGTTCAAGACGGTTTAACGAATGACGGTGCTAGTGAGAACGGGTGGTGTGTCCCCTGCAGTTTCTGTGAATCTATCTGAGTGCTTCATTGCCTTAGCACCGGTTACTTCCCGTAGCGCAACGCTTTCCTTCAGGTACTGGGTTCGATATCCACTCGATACGCCCCAGTAGTAAAAAGCTGTAGCGACAAGGGCTACTACCAACATGTCCCAGCCACCAGTCAGGACACCTATTCCACCAAAATCATCGCTTCCGACGTACGAAAGCAACGCCATGGCTGGCAGATAGAACACTAGCCACAGCGCGGCGCGCAGGTCTTTGGCGAAGCCCTGCCAACCGTTTTTACTTTGGTAGTAAAGGAAGATAGGGAGGGCAGCGATCACCAGGAAGATTACATGACCGGTTAGAGGCCATCTTGCCCAGTACAGAACTAAGGATGCACAGATGAATGCAAAAGGGGAGATTAATCCCATGGCTTTGAGTTTGATGGGGCGTGCTACGTCGCTAGCGTTTTTGCGCAAAGACATTAGGCTAACTGGGCCGGTCAAGAATGAAATGATGACCGCGACTGAAATCACCGCAGCGAGGGTTCCCCACCCCCGAAAGAAAAACAGGAACACAAAGGAAACCACGAGGTTGAAAAACATCGCAGGACGAGGCACATCATAAATCGGATGCAAACTGCCGAAGATTTTCGGCATCGTGTTGTTTTTCTCCATTGCATAGATCATGCGGGCGGTGGTGGCGGTGTAGATTGAGCCGGTGCCGGAGGGGCTGACGAACGCATCGAGGTACAGCAGCATCGCCAGCCAGTTCAGGTTAAGAGCCAAGGCTAACTGTGCAAATGGAGAGGTGAAGTCCAGTCCATGCCACCCTCCTGCAATGCTTGATGGCTCAACAGCCCCAATGAAGGCCACCTGCAGTAGAACATAGACCACCAACGCGATCAGGATGGCTCCCACGAGTGCGAAAGGGATGCTACGTGTAGGATTACGCGCTTCCCCTGCCAGGCTGACAGGACTTTGAAAACCGTTGAAGCTGAATACGATGCCGCTGGTAGCTACTGCAGTAAAAACGGCTGACCAACCGTAAGGTGCAAAGCTGGCGGTTGACGTCATTGCGAAATTTTCAGGATGAAAGCCGCTCCAGATAAGGCAGACACCTGTCAGCGCCGGGACGACCAGCTTGAAAACGGTAATGGCAGTATTGGTCTTGATGAAAAGCTTGACGCCCCAGTAGTTGAGGAAGAAATAGACGAGCACCAATGCGGCGCTTGCAGCAACGCCGAGGTTGGTCAGCTCACCCTTCTCTAGCATTCCCTGTGCCCACGGATATGGCCAGGAGGCCATGTATTGGACGGAGGCAATCGCCTCGATAGGAATGACTGAAACGATTGAAATCCAGTTGGCCCAGGCGGCCATAAAGCCGACTAGCCCACCATGAGAATAACGGGCGTAGCGAACCATACCGCCCGACTCCGGAAACATAGTTCCCATTTCGACGTACGTCAGTGCAATGGCCAGTATGACAACTGCACCGATGACCCAAGCCAATATGGCTGCGGGGCCCGCGATCATGGATGCGTGCCAAGCACCGAATAACCAGCCTGAGCCGATGATCGAGCCCAAGCCGGTGAACATCAGCGACATCGCGCCGATGTTTCGCTTTGAGGTGTGCATGTGGTTCTCCATTTATTTTTTTTATGCGGAGTAAGCCCAAGGCGAGCGAAGCTCGCCTGGGATCAGAGCGCGAATGAGTAGGGATCAGGCGACGTTGAGCGATTGCCAGGCTTTCTGGCGGCGCAGTACGGCTTCCGCTGGCTCGCCCACCAGCTCGGCATACACCGATGGAGCGGTCGCCCCCTCCGTGCTGATCAGCAAGATGCGAGATTCGGCATTGATGCCCACGTCTGCGGCAAGGTTTGAAGACTTGAGGATTTGAATAAGGCCAGAGAGGCCAGCTACGGCTGATTCGCCGGCTACCAGTGGGATATCCTGATTGTTGCCCTGGGCGAGGATGCGCATGGCGTCGACAGCTGCGCCGTCTTCAATTGTCATGAAGTGGTCAACGCTTTCCTTCAGGAACTTCCAAGCAAGAGGAGAGGTTTCGCCACAGGCCAGACCAGCCATGACCGAGTCAACAGAACCTTCAGACTTGGCAGCCTCCCCACTGAGGGCGCTTTGGTACAGGCAGTCAGCCTGTTGAGGTTCAACCATGATGAAGGCGGGACGTTGGGCGCCGTAGACCTCCCAGAAGTAGCTGGCGATGCCTGCTGCCAACCCACCTACGCCTCCCTGAAGAAACACATGCGTGAAGGCTGATTCGTTAGGGCCTGCCTGAGGCGTTTGCTCAACGATTTCTGCCGCAATGGTGCCGTAGCCTTGCATCACGTCACGGGGGATTTCTTCATACCCTTCGTAGGACGTGTCCGACACTACTGTCCAATCGTTCTCAATGGCTAAGGAAGCCGCTTTTTCAACCGATTCGTCGTAGTTGCCCGCAATCCGTACGATCTGCGCACCATAGGTAGCAATCGCTTCTTCACGCTCGATGCTCACATTGGCGTGAAGCACGATAACGCAACGACAACCGATGCTTTTAGCCGCAGCAGCCAAGCCTCGGCCATGGTTCCCGTCCGTAGCGCTGATGACTGTGAAATCGGCGAGCGCTTCTTTGTACTCGCCAGACAACAGGCCGTTGGCTTCAAAGCGCTGCTCAGGGAAGACACGCAGGATCAAACGCACCAACGCTATAGGTGCCCCCAGAGCTTTGAAGCTGCCAAGTTCGGAGCGAGCTGATTCGTCCTTCACCCAAAGCTCACCCACGCCCAAGGTTGTCGCCAGACCAGGGAGTTTTACCAATGGGGTGGCGCCTGGATTGATCCCTTTCCACTGAGCCAGCCAATTGCGGCTCTCAGCCGCTTTCTCGACGCTCATGGTCTGCTTAAGCTCGTTCGGATAGGCTTTGCGAGTTGCATTTTTATTAGCGATCAACATTGATTACTCCAAATTACGGGCAAAAGGGGGCCTCGGCTCATACAGGCAGCAGCCGAAGCACTTGGGATGACTAACGATTCAGGTTCAAGGGCCGATTCAGCGTGAACATTGGGCTGTGCGTTCGGTAATCACCAATGAGTTGAATTGTTCATGGCGTCTTTAAGGATTAAATATTCCCAGAACACAGTCTTATTAATTGATCTGGTGAAATAATATCTCGCTGAACGCTCATTTTTGTTTTGTATTCGGTAGCAAAAACGCAAGTCTGTTCTTCGTTTTCAGCAGTATTTTCACAGATTGCTTGTTTTGCATTTGGATAAAGCTAGGAAGGCTAATCTACCTGGGCTCAAGGGTGAGACCTCCTTCGTCGATTCCCAGTGACGAATGAGTTTTGAAGGAAATGCTGAGATGAGACGTTTTGGGCGGGGCTCAGACAGTACTGCTCTGAGCCCCACTTTCATCGTGGCAGGGAGAAAAAGCCTGAACGGCTCTGATTCGATGTTAGCGCGCGAGGGCTGTGCGTACTACTTCGGCGAAATAACGTGCGCCGGTGGTCAGTACATCATCATTGAAATCGTATTTCGAGTTGTGCAAGGGGATTCCGCCAGTGGCATTCGATTCACCATTGCCGATGAACACGAAATTGCCTGGCACGACCTGGAGGAAAGCGCCAAAGTCTTCGGAGATCATCATCGGATGTACCTCTGCATTGACCTTGTCAGCACCCACAACCTTTGTGGCGGCTTCAACGGCAATCGGTGTGCACTGTTCCCAGTTCACCGTTGGAGCAAACTCATGCGTGTACTCGAACTCACAGGTGGCGCCGTGCATCTCGCAGATTCCCACACTGATTTCGCGCATACGCTTTTCAAGCATCGCCTGGACTTCTGGGGCATAGCTACGGGTATCGCCCTTGATCGTCACGTGCGTAGGAATCGCGTTGCGAATACCGTCGGTGATGAACTCGGTGCAGGAAATGACGGCGGGCACGCTAGGATCGAGGGTACGTGACACGATGGTCTGAAGTGCCAGGACGATTTCCGAAGCGATCACGATAGGATCAATGCCCATATGTGGTCGCGCGGCATGGGTTCCCTTGCCTTTGATGCTGATGACAAAGTTGTCTTCGCTAGCCATGATGCCGCCTGAGCGCGTAGCGATAGTGCCTGCAGGCAAACCAGGCATGTTATGCGCCCCAAACAGGGCATCTACCGGGAAGCGATCAAAGAGACCATCGGCAATCATGGCCTTGGCGCCCCGGCCATGCTCTTCAGCAGGTTGGAAAATAAAGCGAACGGTGCCGTTAAAGTCTCGACTCTCGGTCAGGAGCTTTGCTGCACCCAGGATCATTGTCATGTGACCATCGTGACCGCAGGCGTGCATCTTGCCCGCCGTAGTTGAAGCATGATCACGATCCGGAGCATCTTCGTGGATATGCAGAGCATCCATGTCAGCACGCAGACCAATCACGCCCGTGCCATCACCTACTGACAAGCTCGCCACGAGACCGGTGCCACCAATACTTCGATGCACCTGAAGTCCCATCTCCTGCAAAGCCGCAGCGACGTAGTCGGATGTCTGCAACTCCTCAAATCCGACCTCTGGGTGTTGGTGCAGGTGGTGTCGCCAAGTCACCAGTTGCTGGTGCAGTTCATTTTCGTTAATCACGGGTGCCTCCTTCAATTTTGAAATTACAAAGAGCGATGCCGCTGCCAGTCCTGCTGGCGAGCTAAAACGGATTCGCTTGTTTCGCCGACTAGGGCGCTGTAGACAGAGGGTGCAGTGGCTCCCTCAGTGTTGATGATCAGTACCTTGGATTCGCCGCTCAGCCCCAGCGTCTTCGCTTCATGAGGCGCCATCGCCAAAAGTTGCAGTGCCGCCAGACCTGCGACGCCCGACTCGCCAGCGATTACAGGGATATCGGTTGGGCCGCCTTTGGCCAATAACTGCATCGCGCTAATGGCGTTTTCATCGGAGATGGTCTGGAAGAAATCAATGCTGTTTTCCAGGAAGCGCCATGCCAAGGGTGACGTTTCACCACAAGCCAGTCCGGCCATTACTGAGTCCACCGAACCGGTTGCCCTTGATGCCAAACCGTTCACTGCACTCTGGAAAAGACAATCAGCTTGCTGCGGTTCCACCATGACGAAAGTCGGCCTTTTATCCTGATAAACCTCCCAGAGATAACTGGCGATCCCTGCGGCCATGCCCCCAACTCCTCCCTGTAAAAAGACGTGAGTAAATGGACACTCGCCAGGCGGTGAGTCTTGGGTCTGGGCAATGACCTCTTCAGCAATGGTTCCATAGCCCTGCATCACATCGCGAGGCACGGTTTCATAACCTTCGTAGGAGGTGTCCGAGACTACTGGCCAACCGTGTTTTTTCGATACCTGAGCTGTGTATTCAACGGACTCGTCGTAGTTGCCATCAATACGGACGATGTCGGCGCCAAAGGCGGCGATGGCCAACTCTCGTTCTACGCTCACGTTGGCGTGCAGGACGATGACACACTTGCACCCTACGCTCTGGGCAGCGGCTGCAAGTGCTCGCCCGTGATTCCCGTCGGTGGCGCTCACCACGGTGAAATCACCTAATTCAGCTTTGAATTGACCAGTGATGAGGCCTTTGGGATCAAAAGACTTCTCTGGCATGGTGCGCAGAATTAGCCTGATCAGAGCGATGGGAGCACCCAGGGCCTTGAAGCTCGCGAGGGGTGATCGAGTTGACTCATCCTTCACCATGAACTGCGCAACCCCTAGCTTCTGTGCGATGCCAGGGAGGCTCCATAGAGGCGTGGGCGATTTGCTAAGTTGATCCCAATTCGATAACCACTCGCGGGACTGATGGGCAACTTCGACGGACATGACCGACTTCAAACGTTCCGGGTAGCTTTCCCGACTCGCACGCGGGTTGCAGAACAGCATCTTGTCTTCCTTAATTCTTAACACGAGCGTCCATCGGCTCTTGCACAGCCGCAGGACGCCAGTAGTGAATGGGGTACCAATGAGGCAATGCCTATGGTCAAGCTGTGGCAGTTCGGTACCTGCCTAGGAATTGCCGAACGCGTTCACTGTCGGAGTTGGTGAAGAATTTTTCAGGGGCAGCGCGCTCGATTACGGTGCCTTTGTCGATGAACACGACTTCGTTGGATACGGCACGAGCGAACTCCATTTCATGCGTCACGATGATCATCGTGAACCCGTCTTCGGCGAGTGAGCGCATTACGGCCAGGACTTCCCCGACCAACTCAGGATCCAGTGCTGAAGTAGGCTCGTCGAACAGGATCACCTCCGGATTCATCGCAAGGGCCCGTGCGATAGCAACGCGCTGACGCTGACCGCCTGACAACGACCATGGATAGGCGTCGTGTTTATGGGACAGTCCCACTTTTTCCAACAACTGAACCGCGTGGTCATGGGCTTCCTTGCGGTCAACCTTCATGACATGAATGGGTGCCTCAGTGACGTTTTGCAGGACAGTCAGATGTGGCCACAGGTTGAAGCTCTGAAACACCATGGCAGTCCGTGCGCGCATTGCTGCCAGTTCTCGGTTGGACATTGCTTTTCCGTTGGCGCTTTTCACGCCCATCCGATCACCACCAATGTAGATCTCGCCGCCGTCGGGGACTTCCAGCCAGTTGATGCAACGTAACATGGTGGACTTGCCCGACCCGGATGAGCCAAGGACGCTGACTGTCTGACCCCGTTCAACCTTCAGGTTGATGCCTTTGAGAACTTCGATACCACCGAAGTGTTTGTGGAGGTCACAAACCTCAACGACGGGAGTGTTCTTATTCATGTACTAAACCTCGTTTCTGTGCTCGGCGGCTCAGGCGACGGAGCAATGTCTCTACAACCAGCGTGACTGACCAATACAAGGCAATCACAAAGATGAAAGGTGGGAGAGGGACGAAATATTTGGCCTGCACAGCCGACGCGGCAGCTGTTAAGTCCATCAGGGTGATAATCGACAGAAACGCCGTGTCTTTGAGCAGGCACACGAGTTGGTTACCGAAGAGCGGGCCTGAGCGCATCACCATCTGCGGCAGTAGAATCCGCCAGTACATAGTTGAGTTGATGAACCCGTGGGCGTACGCAGCCTCAGCCTGGCCTGTCGGCAGAGATGTTCTTGCAGCACGCAGAATTTCGGCAAAGTAGGCACCGTGGTAGGTAATCAGCGCGAAGAAACCAGCCGACCAGACATCCAGCCTCAGACCAACGTTAGGAAGCCCGTAGTACAGCAGGTACAGGAAGATCAGGAAGGGAAGCATGCGCATGAGGTCTAACCCCCAGCGAATGAGCTTTCTTGGGATGTTCTCGGTACCCTCCAGAAGGAACGCCAAGAAGCACGCCAGGATGAAAGCCAGTACACCGGATACGCAAAATAGCACCAGCGTATTTTGCAGGCCCTCACCGAACAGGCTCATGTTGTCCCAGATCATTTTAAAACCGTTCATGGGCGCTCCTACATGGCCAGGCGCTTGGCGCGCGAGTCAGCGATTCGCTGGAATCGGACAAGGCCACCAATGATTAAGATGTACAGCAATCCAGCCGCCAAGATGGGTGGCAGAGGGTCGTACGTCACGGCTGCGATCCGGTTGGTGACCCGTGTCAAATCAACGATCCCGATCATGGCAATCGCGGGACTGCTCTTCACCAGAAGAGACATCTCATTCACCAGACCGGGCAGGCTGGTAGTCATCATCTGCGGCAGCATGATTCGACGAAGCGTGAGTCCTGTCGTCATGCCTGCTGCTTTTGCGGCTTCAAGTTGCTCTCTGGAAAAGCTGGTCAGCGCTCCCCGCCAGATTTCTGCATTGAAAGCCGTGGTGTTGATGGTCATTGCAGCGATTGCAACGACTCGTGGGTCTACCTCCCAGCCCATTGATGGCGCGATAACGAAGAGAAAGAGCACCAGCGTCACCATGGGCGTCGCTCGAATCAAGCTAACGTAAACAGCAAGAAACTGACTG comes from the Pseudomonas sp. StFLB209 genome and includes:
- a CDS encoding M20 aminoacylase family protein, which codes for MINENELHQQLVTWRHHLHQHPEVGFEELQTSDYVAAALQEMGLQVHRSIGGTGLVASLSVGDGTGVIGLRADMDALHIHEDAPDRDHASTTAGKMHACGHDGHMTMILGAAKLLTESRDFNGTVRFIFQPAEEHGRGAKAMIADGLFDRFPVDALFGAHNMPGLPAGTIATRSGGIMASEDNFVISIKGKGTHAARPHMGIDPIVIASEIVLALQTIVSRTLDPSVPAVISCTEFITDGIRNAIPTHVTIKGDTRSYAPEVQAMLEKRMREISVGICEMHGATCEFEYTHEFAPTVNWEQCTPIAVEAATKVVGADKVNAEVHPMMISEDFGAFLQVVPGNFVFIGNGESNATGGIPLHNSKYDFNDDVLTTGARYFAEVVRTALAR
- a CDS encoding amino acid ABC transporter permease, whose amino-acid sequence is MEDSDWFTLLHAAWTTVWISGISIVLGVALGLVVAMLRAAKIPVVSQFLAVYVSLIRATPMVTLVLFLFVIAPSMGWEVDPRVVAIAAMTINTTAFNAEIWRGALTSFSREQLEAAKAAGMTTGLTLRRIMLPQMMTTSLPGLVNEMSLLVKSSPAIAMIGIVDLTRVTNRIAAVTYDPLPPILAAGLLYILIIGGLVRFQRIADSRAKRLAM
- a CDS encoding APC family permease, yielding MHTSKRNIGAMSLMFTGLGSIIGSGWLFGAWHASMIAGPAAILAWVIGAVVILAIALTYVEMGTMFPESGGMVRYARYSHGGLVGFMAAWANWISIVSVIPIEAIASVQYMASWPYPWAQGMLEKGELTNLGVAASAALVLVYFFLNYWGVKLFIKTNTAITVFKLVVPALTGVCLIWSGFHPENFAMTSTASFAPYGWSAVFTAVATSGIVFSFNGFQSPVSLAGEARNPTRSIPFALVGAILIALVVYVLLQVAFIGAVEPSSIAGGWHGLDFTSPFAQLALALNLNWLAMLLYLDAFVSPSGTGSIYTATTARMIYAMEKNNTMPKIFGSLHPIYDVPRPAMFFNLVVSFVFLFFFRGWGTLAAVISVAVIISFLTGPVSLMSLRKNASDVARPIKLKAMGLISPFAFICASLVLYWARWPLTGHVIFLVIAALPIFLYYQSKNGWQGFAKDLRAALWLVFYLPAMALLSYVGSDDFGGIGVLTGGWDMLVVALVATAFYYWGVSSGYRTQYLKESVALREVTGAKAMKHSDRFTETAGDTPPVLTSTVIR
- a CDS encoding amino acid ABC transporter permease; translation: MNGFKMIWDNMSLFGEGLQNTLVLFCVSGVLAFILACFLAFLLEGTENIPRKLIRWGLDLMRMLPFLIFLYLLYYGLPNVGLRLDVWSAGFFALITYHGAYFAEILRAARTSLPTGQAEAAYAHGFINSTMYWRILLPQMVMRSGPLFGNQLVCLLKDTAFLSIITLMDLTAAASAVQAKYFVPLPPFIFVIALYWSVTLVVETLLRRLSRRAQKRGLVHE
- a CDS encoding amino acid ABC transporter ATP-binding protein produces the protein MNKNTPVVEVCDLHKHFGGIEVLKGINLKVERGQTVSVLGSSGSGKSTMLRCINWLEVPDGGEIYIGGDRMGVKSANGKAMSNRELAAMRARTAMVFQSFNLWPHLTVLQNVTEAPIHVMKVDRKEAHDHAVQLLEKVGLSHKHDAYPWSLSGGQRQRVAIARALAMNPEVILFDEPTSALDPELVGEVLAVMRSLAEDGFTMIIVTHEMEFARAVSNEVVFIDKGTVIERAAPEKFFTNSDSERVRQFLGRYRTATA
- a CDS encoding diaminopropionate ammonia-lyase gives rise to the protein MLFCNPRASRESYPERLKSVMSVEVAHQSREWLSNWDQLSKSPTPLWSLPGIAQKLGVAQFMVKDESTRSPLASFKALGAPIALIRLILRTMPEKSFDPKGLITGQFKAELGDFTVVSATDGNHGRALAAAAQSVGCKCVIVLHANVSVERELAIAAFGADIVRIDGNYDESVEYTAQVSKKHGWPVVSDTSYEGYETVPRDVMQGYGTIAEEVIAQTQDSPPGECPFTHVFLQGGVGGMAAGIASYLWEVYQDKRPTFVMVEPQQADCLFQSAVNGLASRATGSVDSVMAGLACGETSPLAWRFLENSIDFFQTISDENAISAMQLLAKGGPTDIPVIAGESGVAGLAALQLLAMAPHEAKTLGLSGESKVLIINTEGATAPSVYSALVGETSESVLARQQDWQRHRSL
- a CDS encoding diaminopropionate ammonia-lyase translates to MLIANKNATRKAYPNELKQTMSVEKAAESRNWLAQWKGINPGATPLVKLPGLATTLGVGELWVKDESARSELGSFKALGAPIALVRLILRVFPEQRFEANGLLSGEYKEALADFTVISATDGNHGRGLAAAAKSIGCRCVIVLHANVSIEREEAIATYGAQIVRIAGNYDESVEKAASLAIENDWTVVSDTSYEGYEEIPRDVMQGYGTIAAEIVEQTPQAGPNESAFTHVFLQGGVGGLAAGIASYFWEVYGAQRPAFIMVEPQQADCLYQSALSGEAAKSEGSVDSVMAGLACGETSPLAWKFLKESVDHFMTIEDGAAVDAMRILAQGNNQDIPLVAGESAVAGLSGLIQILKSSNLAADVGINAESRILLISTEGATAPSVYAELVGEPAEAVLRRQKAWQSLNVA